One window from the genome of Montipora foliosa isolate CH-2021 chromosome 5, ASM3666993v2, whole genome shotgun sequence encodes:
- the LOC138004194 gene encoding potassium voltage-gated channel protein Shaker-like, which translates to MLKAYNTGFAGLQTPRLRRVRSKTSCFVPAYSSPRVIINVSGMRYETYEETLESYPETLLGSPTRRSEYYNATRDEYVFARDKPSFDAILFFYQSRGILAKPHDVSEETFLAEMEFYGLRSKYYADSVDHLSASQEDVETEILPESPHKRKLWLWFEYPRSSQAARRLAIWSIFVIVFSTIIFCIETLPALQIRKSFVSDKYNMPITQHSPVANDPGQLDYWFIMEAIFVAWFTFEYFVRLYSAPSLLNFVKSTMGILDVLAIFPFYLTLALRGSTNEVRSFAVIRAIRLFRVLRVFKLSRYSNAIKLLVNTVYSSLEQLKSLGLCFMVAVVIFSSAIFYAEENSNFPSIPDSFWWTVITMTSVGYGDMTPTTPVGKFVGSFCAMSGVVFFCLPTPVLVSNFIKFYANYGNFSEKKKAFVDNLKELFLNRNQ; encoded by the coding sequence aTGCTTAAAGCTTACAACACTGGTTTTGCTGGACTACAAACTCCGCGCCTGCGAAGAGTTCGTAGCAAGACTTCATGCTTTGTTCCCGCGTACAGTAGTCCACGAGTAATCATTAACGTCAGCGGTATGCGGTATGAGACTTATGAGGAGACTCTCGAAAGTTATCCGGAAACGCTGCTTGGTTCTCCGACACGGCGGAGCGAGTATTATAACGCGACACGCGACGAGTACGTCTTTGCTCGAGACAAACCATCGTTTGACGCTATCTTGTTTTTCTATCAGTCACGAGGTATTTTAGCTAAGCCACACGACGTCAGTGAAGAGACCTTCTTAGCTGAGATGGAATTTTACGGGTTACGTTCAAAGTATTATGCCGACAGTGTGGACCACCTGTCAGCTTCACAGGAGGATGTAGAAACCGAGATTTTGCCAGAAAGTCCGCACAAACGAAAACTGTGGCTGTGGTTCGAGTACCCGCGTTCCTCTCAAGCCGCGCGACGCCTCGCAATATGGTCAATTTTCGTCATCGTTTTTTCAACTATTATCTTTTGCATCGAGACGTTACCGGCGTTGCAAATCAGAAAGAGCTTTGTCTCTGATAAATACAATATGCCCATTACGCAGCATTCACCAGTGGCAAATGATCCAGGACAGCTAGACTATTGGTTCATAATGGAGGCCATCTTTGTAGCGTGGTTTACATTCGAGTATTTCGTCCGATTGTACTCCGCGCCGTCGCTATTGAATTTTGTCAAATCTACCATGGGAATCCTAGATGTGCTGGCCATTTTTCCATTCTACCTCACCCTAGCGCTGCGAGGGAGCACAAACGAAGTTCGGTCGTTCGCCGTCATCCGAGCCATACGGCTTTTTCGCGTGTTACGTGTTTTCAAACTCTCCAGATACAGCAATGCGATTAAACTGCTAGTTAATACTGTGTATTCCAGTTTAGAGCAGTTAAAGTCTTTAGGACTCTGCTTCATGGTGGCTGTGGTGATATTCTCCAGTGCGATTTTCTATGCCGAGGAAAACTCGAActttccgagtattcccgacTCTTTTTGGTGGACGGTAATAACTATGACAAGTGTAGGTTACGGTGACATGACTCCCACTACCCCCGTGGGGAAGTTTGTTGGGAGTTTTTGTGCGATGAGTGGGGTGGTGTTCTTTTGCCTTCCAACGCCTGTATTAGTATCAAACTTTATCAAATTTTATGCCAATTATGGgaattttagtgaaaaaaagaaagccttCGTCGATAATCTGAAGGAGTTGTTTCTAAATAGGAATCAATAG